One genomic region from Phragmites australis chromosome 1, lpPhrAust1.1, whole genome shotgun sequence encodes:
- the LOC133909454 gene encoding mediator of RNA polymerase II transcription subunit 27-like has product MERLGRAGRLIADIRLGADRLLEALFIAGSAPTHSAHQHADRTARAVAQEEAAMRRHFQDLRALGRQLEESGVLNVALKAQGNSWGLHMPLVCPDGAVVAYSWKRQLAGQAGASAVDRTRLALKAFTDQKRRFFPHLEDEVLSHLHDGEPGVAKKPRFSASNAELEEKTLSEILKNLENEVPNMKIFTYRHLDWSKRASSLASLMDDDFVDPSKVLNLQNMGKMRSGALSTSIDQVAVIELLVPSIFRAIVSLHPAGSTDPDAVAFFSPTEGGSYLHARGLSVHHVFKHVKEHANKALQYFIGVEPSKALSLLLRWIASYQTLFTKVCSKCRRLLLMDQSLALLLPPVHRPYHQTSNVGSDLQEAYHIGCSSYNG; this is encoded by the exons ATGGAGCGGCTGGGGCGCGCGGGCCGGCTCATCGCGGACATCCGGCTCGGCGCGGACCGCCTCCTCGAGGCCCTCTTCATCGCCGGCAGTGCGCCCACGCACAGCGCCCACCAGCACGCCGACAGGACCGCGCGCGCCgtcgcccaggaggaggccgccATGCGCCGCCACTTCCAAGACCTCCGCGCCCTCGGCAG GCAATTAGAGGAGTCTGGAGTTCTTAATGTGGCCCTTAAAGCTCAAGGCAATTCGTGGGGCTTGCACATGCCACTTGTTTGTCCAGACGGTGCTGTTGTAGCTTATTCTTGGAAGCGTCAACTGGCAGGTCAGGCTGGTGCATCTGCTGTTGACAGAActag GTTAGCTCTCAAGGCCTTCACTGACCAGAAAAGAAGATTCTTTCCTcatctagaagatgaagtgctTAGCCATCTCCATGATGGTGAACCTGGTGTCGCCAAAAAACCTAGGTTTTCTGCCAGCAATGCAGAGCTAGAGGAAAAAACTTTATCTGAAATActgaaaaatctagaaaatgaAGTACCTAACATGAAAATATTCACATACCGACATCTGGATTGGTCAAAAAGAGCTTCATCATTAGCATCTCTAATGGATGATGACTTTGTGGATCCATCTAAAGTGTTGAACCTGCAAAATATGGGCAAAATGAGATCTGGTGCTCTGTCAACTTCCATAGACCAGGTTGCAGTAATTGAGTTGCTGGTTCCTTCAATATTTAGAGCTATTGTGTCATTGCACCCTGCTGGATCTACTGATCCTGATGCTGTGGCATTCTTCTCTCCCACCGAG GGAGGAAGCTACCTTCACGCTAGAGGCCTGTCAGTGCATCATGTATTTAAGCATGTAAAG GAGCATGCTAACAAGGCGTTACAGTACTTCATCGGTGTGGAACCCAGTAAAGCACTATCTCTACTATTG CGTTGGATCGCCAGCTATCAGACTCTATTTACAAAGGTTTGCAG CAAATGCCGACGACTTCTGCTGATGGACCAGTCCCTGGCTTTGCTTTTACCTCCTGTCCACCGCCCCTATCACCAAACTTCAAATGTTGGTTCAGATCTTCAGGAGGCCTATCATATTGGATGTTCTTCCTATAATGGCTAA